In the Capillibacterium thermochitinicola genome, one interval contains:
- the steA gene encoding putative cytokinetic ring protein SteA produces MEIRGTARKNSRTKDLVKKLKPGEIAVINHPDLDQVAAESLIKADVKMVINASPSITGRYPNLGPMLLVEAGIPILDAVGPDCFNALPECAEIEIKGGRIYRQAQLLGEGVLLTPERIRAAIEEAKKNLNHELDKFIQNTLEYALVEKDLLLGDLKLPPLRTSLYKKQVLVVVRGQNYREDLRTILSYVREEKPVLIGVDGGADALLEFGLKPHLIIGDMDSVSNQALRCGAELVVHAYPNGRAPGLKRIRQLDLEAVTFPAPGTSEDLALILAYEKGADLIVAVGTHSNMIDFLEKGRPGMASTFLVRLKVGSILVDARGVSKLYHSRIKGGQIFMICLAAFIPFILVLSLNKFFWDWLRLLWLKLRLLLKI; encoded by the coding sequence TTGGAGATTCGGGGAACAGCACGAAAAAACAGTCGAACCAAGGACTTGGTCAAGAAACTTAAACCGGGAGAGATTGCCGTGATCAATCATCCCGATCTGGACCAGGTTGCGGCCGAATCTCTAATCAAAGCCGATGTCAAAATGGTCATCAACGCCAGTCCCTCCATTACGGGACGGTACCCTAATTTGGGGCCGATGCTTTTGGTGGAAGCGGGAATTCCCATCCTGGATGCGGTCGGCCCCGACTGTTTCAACGCCCTCCCCGAATGTGCTGAGATTGAGATCAAAGGGGGCCGGATTTACCGGCAGGCACAATTGTTGGGGGAGGGTGTTCTTCTTACTCCGGAACGGATCCGAGCCGCAATCGAAGAGGCCAAAAAAAATCTTAACCACGAATTGGACAAATTCATCCAAAATACGCTGGAATATGCTCTGGTGGAAAAGGATCTGCTCCTCGGGGATTTAAAACTGCCTCCGCTCCGGACCAGTCTCTATAAAAAACAGGTTTTGGTTGTGGTCCGAGGCCAAAACTACCGGGAAGATTTACGGACCATCCTATCCTATGTCCGCGAAGAAAAGCCGGTTTTAATCGGCGTGGATGGTGGTGCCGACGCGTTACTCGAGTTTGGCCTGAAGCCCCACCTGATCATCGGGGATATGGATAGTGTTTCGAACCAAGCTTTACGTTGTGGCGCTGAATTGGTTGTCCACGCCTATCCCAACGGCCGTGCCCCCGGTTTAAAGCGGATTCGCCAGCTGGATTTGGAGGCGGTGACCTTCCCGGCCCCGGGGACCAGCGAGGATCTGGCGCTGATTTTGGCCTACGAAAAAGGGGCCGATCTAATCGTGGCGGTGGGAACCCATTCCAACATGATTGACTTTCTGGAAAAGGGCCGCCCGGGAATGGCCAGCACATTTCTGGTTAGACTAAAGGTAGGTTCAATTCTGGTCGACGCCAGGGGCGTCAGTAAATTATACCATAGCAGGATCAAAGGCGGGCAGATCTTTATGATCTGCTTGGCTGCTTTTATCCCCTTTATTCTGGTTTTATCCTTAAATAAGTTTTTTTGGGACTGGCTTCGTCTCCTCTGGCTTAAACTGCGCTTGCTACTGAAGATATAG
- the spo0A gene encoding sporulation transcription factor Spo0A → MITEIFGGITLYLTNFYKQRVTNGGGHNLSVSGKIKIGIAEDNLEFCQVLRDYLESYPDLTVTAVANDGLEALEIIRTSLLDLLILDMIMPKLDGIAVLERVKKMNNKPKIIILSAFGHEEITRKAVELGADYFIVKPFDLQILVQRIREVCGVQPQSEYNYVSPLARQEAQTEREVTEILQKLKIPPHFKGYTYLRKAILLCVKEPALINEVTKKLYPRIAEEYNSTPNRVERSMRFAIETAWSKGEIEYLHELMGPIVDEKKGKPTNVSFIAKISDKIRLNHKLRG, encoded by the coding sequence TTGATAACAGAGATTTTTGGAGGAATTACTCTTTATTTAACGAATTTTTATAAGCAAAGAGTTACGAACGGAGGCGGGCATAATTTGAGTGTATCAGGGAAGATAAAAATAGGTATTGCCGAAGATAATCTGGAGTTTTGCCAAGTTTTGCGTGATTATCTTGAATCCTATCCTGATCTCACCGTAACTGCCGTTGCCAATGACGGATTAGAAGCCTTGGAAATTATAAGAACCAGCTTACTGGATCTTTTAATTCTCGATATGATTATGCCAAAATTAGATGGAATTGCAGTACTTGAACGAGTTAAAAAGATGAATAATAAACCTAAGATCATTATTCTTTCCGCTTTTGGCCACGAGGAGATCACCCGCAAAGCAGTAGAACTTGGGGCCGACTATTTTATCGTTAAACCTTTCGACCTGCAAATCCTCGTCCAAAGGATCCGGGAGGTCTGCGGTGTCCAGCCGCAGTCCGAATATAATTACGTTTCCCCCTTGGCGAGACAGGAAGCCCAAACGGAACGGGAAGTCACCGAAATCCTACAAAAACTCAAGATTCCACCCCACTTTAAAGGCTACACCTATTTGCGGAAGGCGATCCTGCTATGCGTGAAAGAACCGGCCCTGATCAATGAAGTGACCAAAAAACTATACCCACGAATTGCCGAAGAGTACAATTCCACGCCAAACCGGGTGGAACGTTCGATGCGGTTTGCCATCGAAACGGCTTGGAGTAAAGGGGAGATCGAATATCTTCATGAACTGATGGGGCCGATTGTTGACGAGAAAAAAGGCAAACCAACCAACGTCAGTTTTATCGCGAAAATTTCCGACAAAATTCGTCTAAATCATAAATTGCGAGGCTAA
- the spoIVB gene encoding SpoIVB peptidase, giving the protein MPPRYRRPFTLGVALLFGIGLLLILPQAIQVQLFPSQLRIVPGQNFQLSLKKPFSIYLEANRLDGIIGANGRKELAKGQSGTCSQVMVRSEREGTGTLEFRLFGIPIRRVNLVVEKMPEVIPGGHAIGVLVAKEGVIVTGHLPVRDDTGKEFYPAAEAGVKVGDLLVAINGQVVHRIHEVDRIIQQEAAKGMPLRLTVLRGEQSLQLTIKPVKRTNRQDGTARYYLGLYVEDPAAGVGTLTYYNPKTNYYGALGHKIVGFSNQELPLAHGKIVAARITGINQGNRGEPGEKIGVFSGNSDIIGDIVGNTSIGIFGTLRQGLINPWYPRPIPVSTISQVQPGPAEMLTVVKGNEIRRFTIEIQKVYHQTSLRDKGMVIKVTDPELLSRTGGIIQGMSGSPIIQNGRLVGAITHVFVNDPTRGYAVFAEWMLQMEESLVGKFTPARDLAS; this is encoded by the coding sequence ATGCCACCCCGTTACCGACGACCTTTTACCCTAGGCGTTGCTCTACTCTTTGGAATCGGTCTCCTGCTTATTTTACCCCAAGCGATCCAGGTTCAACTTTTCCCCAGTCAACTACGGATTGTCCCTGGACAGAACTTTCAATTATCCTTAAAAAAACCCTTCAGTATTTATTTGGAAGCCAACCGCCTTGACGGGATTATTGGTGCCAATGGCCGCAAGGAACTGGCCAAAGGACAAAGTGGAACCTGTTCACAGGTGATGGTCCGTTCGGAACGTGAAGGCACCGGGACCCTGGAGTTTCGCTTGTTCGGCATTCCGATCCGCCGGGTTAACCTAGTTGTGGAAAAAATGCCGGAAGTGATCCCGGGCGGACATGCCATCGGCGTTTTGGTTGCCAAAGAAGGCGTCATCGTCACTGGGCATCTTCCGGTCCGTGATGACACGGGAAAGGAGTTTTATCCGGCCGCGGAGGCCGGGGTCAAGGTCGGAGATCTGCTTGTTGCCATTAACGGACAGGTTGTCCACCGTATCCATGAGGTGGACCGCATTATACAGCAGGAAGCGGCCAAGGGTATGCCGCTTAGATTAACGGTTCTCCGGGGGGAACAGTCCCTCCAGCTTACGATTAAACCGGTCAAACGCACCAACCGGCAGGACGGAACCGCCCGTTATTACCTTGGTCTTTATGTGGAAGACCCGGCGGCCGGGGTCGGTACTTTAACCTACTACAACCCGAAAACCAATTATTATGGCGCTTTGGGCCACAAAATTGTCGGCTTTAGCAATCAGGAACTGCCTTTGGCCCATGGGAAGATTGTGGCGGCCCGCATTACCGGGATTAACCAGGGCAACCGCGGCGAACCCGGGGAGAAGATTGGCGTTTTTTCCGGGAATAGCGACATCATTGGGGATATTGTCGGAAATACCTCGATCGGAATTTTTGGGACTCTCCGGCAGGGACTCATTAACCCATGGTATCCCAGGCCCATTCCCGTTTCCACCATCTCGCAGGTACAGCCCGGTCCCGCGGAAATGCTGACGGTTGTGAAGGGGAACGAAATTCGCCGCTTTACCATTGAAATACAAAAGGTATACCACCAAACCAGTCTCCGGGACAAAGGCATGGTCATTAAGGTAACCGATCCGGAATTGCTGAGCCGGACCGGCGGAATTATCCAGGGAATGAGCGGCAGCCCAATTATCCAAAACGGCAGATTGGTGGGGGCCATTACCCATGTTTTTGTCAACGATCCAACCCGTGGTTACGCCGTCTTCGCCGAATGGATGCTACAAATGGAAGAAAGCCTGGTGGGAAAGTTTACTCCTGCGCGTGATTTGGCATCTTGA